The Dermochelys coriacea isolate rDerCor1 chromosome 7, rDerCor1.pri.v4, whole genome shotgun sequence sequence GTTCAACCTCTAAAGCATTTATGTCAATGAAAATGTAGTCCAGGCATCCATGAAACCCACCAACATAATTTGTATAAGCAGGTTCTCCACAAGCACTTTGCAGTTTGAAAGGATGAGTTAGAGACATATTGCATCTTTCTTCTTCTCCATTAGAGACCCAGTCTTCATGATCCTCAGCAATACTGCCACTGTTGATAAACCTATACATTCCAGTTGAAGGTGTACTATTAAAATCACCGCAGAATATGACAGGTATGCCAGGATACAGATCACATGTAACATGCCTAATATGAGACAAAGCTACAGCAATTTGGATGAGACGGATGTTTCCACCTACGAACATAAAAGCATGTTAAGTATTCTATTTATTCAGTAGTTTCAAATGAGTTTTATAAACCACTGGTGACTAACAGTTTGcagcaatatacattttaaaactgttaGCAAGGCTTCAACTTCAGTGCATGATTGTAGGGACTGTGCACCTTTAAACATACCCCTGCAATTTTCCCTCCCAAGTAAGAGTGAATCTAGAGAAACCAAATACCTTCTTTGCTAAGGAATGAGCAGGGGCTTTTTCACCCTTGCTCAGTTCATCAGTTAATCCCTGGCCTAATGGGGCACTGACTTCACCCCTTCATCTCAGTGGCTTTTTTCTGTCCCTACATCctttaggacaggggtgggcaaactttttggcccgaggaccacatcggggttgcgaaattgtatggagggctgagtagggaaggctgtgcctccccaaacagtctggccctcccccatccaccccctcccacttcctgcccccctcagaactcccgccatccaaccccccccagccTCTTGTCCACTGACTGCTCCCTCCcaggaacccccatccctaactgcctcCCTGGAACCCCATGCCTTATCCAAcaactccctgctccctgtcccgactgctccccgggaccctctgccccttatccaacccccccccccactccctgcccccttaccatgccgctcaagGCAGCACGACTAGTAGTTGTGTTGCctggctgcagccagccacactgcccagcaggagcttgcagtccTACCGCCCAGAGCGCTGCAGGCGCAGCAAGCTGTGGCTGCAAGGTTGGGGGGACAGCACGGGAGGGGCATGACAGTCCCGGGGGCCAGATGTGacctgtagtttgcccacctctgctttaggaACACCAAGAAACAGGAAGTAATCTCCCCTCCTAGTTCTTGGGCCTAGAAGGGAGACGTGGTTTGAGAGACCCAATTTGCTTCCTCTGCTGTCAATACCACAACATGGCTCCATCAGTTACATTGAGGACAGAGGGAGTCACACTCTGTAAACCCATCTATATTAGCAAATTACAGATTGGGGGTGGAATGTAGAATATAATAATCTTCGCTTCAGCCATATTCTGAACATTCCTAAACAAGCAAGACTACACCCTATCATGATATAACACAATCCTCCAATCCAGTTGGTGCAGCGGTTAAAGATCCCATTATGAGAAGGAATGAACTAAGGAAATCCTCATCTCCATAAGGAAAGGTGAAGAACTGTAAGAAGTAGGGAGAAATCCTTCCATTCAGAAAAGTGTGAAATGCAAATTCTAGTTGTGTAGGAAAAATGCTACTAAATCTAGCTAATAATATAGACTTATATATAACATCAGTAAAGTTACCTTTTGGATGCCAGTACAGATGAGTATTAGCTATACAAATCTTCCTTGAAGGATCATTCGTAGACTGAAGAATTGAAACCTGCATGAAACAGCACTCTTTTACAAAAAGTTAAATCAGAATATGCTTTACAGGTCTCAGTGAGCCTATGTAGAATTAGGAATTATTAGTGATTAATCAGCTTGTACTTTGGTGACTATACAATTCACATTTTTATACATCTCTTTCTACACATTATTTTGAATGTTAAGGTCAAATATTCTAAGAAATAAACAGGTTTTGAAAAAAGTGTACCTGACAGGAAATAGCCCATGTACACTAACTATACATACCATTATAACAtttctcccccacaaaaaaacatgACCCATGACAATTATAGTACTTTGTCAGTTCTAGAACTAGTAAAACAAGTGTTTGTAAAATAAGTCATTTGACAAATTCCAGCGAAATTAATGTATTTGCCAAATACTATTTTAACCAGCCCTGTCTGTCAAGTTTCCTGCTTTTGCTAtactttttcttctgcatttcactctctttcttgtAAAAGATCTTGGTGGAGCTTTTCCCAAATTTTTTCGTTTTCCATTCTTCCACCCCTCTGCAGCAACAACAACACTAGAGTTGTTTCTCTGCACTGAGGAAGCCACCACTGCCCTAGTTGGGAAGTTAGCAATCtaaaacttttgtttaaaaaaaaagttgtcaggCACCAGGAAAAGTTTGTACTCACAGCGGCCCTTGGGGTAAGCAGATTTTTCAAGCCTTGTAAATGAGATTATATTTGTCATTGCCACAAGCCTCCATGTCAGTTACTGGGATTTCTGACCTGGGctgtgatcctgcaaacactaatgtggatgcttaactttaattatGAGAGTAGTCAATGGGTCTACAAACATGAAAAGTTCAGCACATGCATAAATACTTGCAGGATTTGGGACTTAATTTTCTTAATGTCACTAACAGTGCAGTCAGTatctcacatgcacacaccacTTGTATGTCTACAATGTTTCAAAATCAGAAAACCAATGCCCCCAAAGTTTATTaaaatttagaataaaaatattttctaaactaAAATCAGATCTGATACTTTAGAAGATCTGACACACTCCAATGTTTTGTTATATCACACTTAAGAATCCACTTTAAAATGGTTTGAAGACAGaaagaaaccaaagaaaatgAATACATCATTTAAAATTGGCACGATCATTTTTAATCAAGCCCACATTCTAAAGGGCAGAAATCAGGGGAAGAGAGCTGACACTGGCCCCATATATCCAGTTGGGTGAATGGCAAAGACTCTGACACTACCACCTATCAAAACACATTTCGTTGTTTTACACATTAAGCAGTGTGACATTCTGCCTGATTCTCAAAACCCTCcataacttagggcttgtctacacttaccgggggatcCACGAGCAGCGACTGATGCATCGGCAGTTGATTTACTCAAGAAGAGTAGGGgtagtcgatgggagagcatttCCCGTCGACATCACGTAGTGTGGACGCTGCGGTAAGCAGATCTAAGCTATATTGATTTGAGTTGCGCTATTCACGTAACACAAACTGTGTAGCTTAGATCGAATTTTCCCTGTAGCGTAAACAAGGGCTTGCTCCAGCATAGACAGactctatggctatgtctacactaccacggtaagttgacctatgctaggccactccagctatgtgaataacgtagctgaagtcgacgtactttaGGTCAAGTTACTGCAGGGTCTACACCATGGGGGGGGTCAACGGgggaaactctcccattgacgtACCTTACTCTTCTGGTCGGgtgtagagtacaggggttgactggagcaCGATCTGCTGTCGACTTGGcggatcttcactagacccgctaaatcaaccaccAGTGGATCCATCTCAGAGCATGGATCccagctgtagtatagacatagcctatggTTCCTACCCTACTCACAATCACAGCTCTGCCTGCCTGAGAACCTTTTCCTCTactgctgctctgtcccttctttttctttccacCAGTAGTTCTATAGTGACCCTCCTCCTCAACAGTGACAGTGCCTCCCACTGGCTCTGCAGCCTGATTTCCTGGGGGTTGGACACACCAATTTGTGGGGCAGAACTGCCGTACAAGCGGCTGGTACCTGCAGCACGGAGGATCTCTGCAGCACCTTCTCCTGGGCTAAGGGGTAGGGGGCTAGCTTGTCCCGCAGCTCCTTGTGTAGTGGGTCGGAGACCAGGGCCTCATTGAAGGCGATATCGTGCTCGCTAAGCAGGCTGAACTTATCTCTGCGGTAGAAAGTGGCCAAGCCTTCATGCTGCTTCTCCTTGATCCTGAAGAGCCCCTCGAGGCCGAAGGCGTCCAGCGCCGGGGCCAAGCTATCGGCGAAGACGGACTTGTCCACCTCCTGCAAGCAGATGAGGTCGGCGCTGTAGCCGGCCAGCTCCTTCTTGAGCAGGTTTTGCCGGTAGTCGAGCTCCAGCGCGTAGGGCGCGCAGTAGGGGTAGAGCACGGTCCGCGAGTGCTCGGTCTGAGCATAGATGTCGGCCAGAACGTTGTAGGAGACGGTGCGGATTAAGCCTTCCCCGGACACCTTCTTGGTGTAGAGGTGCCGGGAGTCGAAGGTACAGGCGCCGGGCCCGGCCTCCACGGGGCCGCTGCTTTCCACCTCCCGGGGGAGCCCGTAGCGCTGCTGGCTGTTGCCCGGGGTGCAGTGAAGCTTGAGGCGCAGTCCGATATGCGCGTTGGTCGGCGTGAAGACGCGGTCCCGGACTAGGGCTTCTACCCAGATGGCGCCCCCCGGGGAGGGCTCGTCCCCGCCGCCCCCTGGCTGCTCCCGGTACCAGCGGAAGAGGCAGTGCTGGGGCGCGCCGAATTCGGTGTGGATCTTGGGGCAGACGGGGAAGCCGGCGAGCAGCGAGCGAGGCAGCTGGAGCTCGACGACTGACGGCGGGTTCCGCTCCACCTGGTACTTGACTTCGCCGATCTGCAGCACGGCGCCGTCCTGCCAGGCCTCGGCGTTGGACACGTCTTCAGCCACGGACTCCCCGTCCCGCGAGAAGAGGCGCACGGCGAGCGGCGCCGTCGGCACCGGCTCCCCGGCCGGGCCCGCCTCCGCCCGCGCTTTCTTGCTCTTCTTGGCCGCCTTGGCGTGGCCCTTGCCGGCGTTGGTGGCGATGCGGGCCAACGCCCGGCCCAGCGGCTCCGTCTGGTCCCGCTGCATGTGCTTGGCGCTCCCGTCACACAGCACGAACCACAGGCTCATCTTAGGCTCCGACGGGACGCAGCGCACGACAGCCCGCTCCATGTGGCCAGGCGGGTCTCcgcaggcagggccggggggaACCGCGTCGCCGCCGCGGCTAAGGAAAG is a genomic window containing:
- the PDE12 gene encoding 2',5'-phosphodiesterase 12; amino-acid sequence: MNGGCRAGWFMWSLLWGELRAAAGPRRLRCRSAAFLSRGGDAVPPGPACGDPPGHMERAVVRCVPSEPKMSLWFVLCDGSAKHMQRDQTEPLGRALARIATNAGKGHAKAAKKSKKARAEAGPAGEPVPTAPLAVRLFSRDGESVAEDVSNAEAWQDGAVLQIGEVKYQVERNPPSVVELQLPRSLLAGFPVCPKIHTEFGAPQHCLFRWYREQPGGGGDEPSPGGAIWVEALVRDRVFTPTNAHIGLRLKLHCTPGNSQQRYGLPREVESSGPVEAGPGACTFDSRHLYTKKVSGEGLIRTVSYNVLADIYAQTEHSRTVLYPYCAPYALELDYRQNLLKKELAGYSADLICLQEVDKSVFADSLAPALDAFGLEGLFRIKEKQHEGLATFYRRDKFSLLSEHDIAFNEALVSDPLHKELRDKLAPYPLAQEKVLQRSSVLQVSILQSTNDPSRKICIANTHLYWHPKGGNIRLIQIAVALSHIRHVTCDLYPGIPVIFCGDFNSTPSTGMYRFINSGSIAEDHEDWVSNGEEERCNMSLTHPFKLQSACGEPAYTNYVGGFHGCLDYIFIDINALEVEQVIPLPSHEEVTTHQALPSVSHPSDHIALICDLKWK